The following proteins are encoded in a genomic region of Hemiscyllium ocellatum isolate sHemOce1 chromosome 23, sHemOce1.pat.X.cur, whole genome shotgun sequence:
- the LOC132826813 gene encoding solute carrier family 25 member 3-like isoform X1, with product MYPSSLLALSGGNPFNAPRFQLVTEPVSPRTRIANKAAPPAERVVPRRRLAAAAAAPSPAITEQEQYSCEYGSARFYALCGLGGILSCGTTHTAVVPLDLVKCRIQVDPGKYQSIFKGFSVTVREDGIRGLGKGWAPTFIGYSMQGLCKFGFYEVFKNIYGELLGEENAYLWRTSLYLAASASAEFFADIALAPMEACKVRIQTQPGYANTLREALPKMYAEEGLWAFYKGVSPLWMRQIPYTMMKFACFERTVEALYKYVVPKPRDNCTKAEQLVVTFIAGYIAGVFCAIVSHPADSVVSVLNKEKGSSALQVLKRLGPLGVWKGLFARIIMIGTLTALQWFIYDSVKVYFRLPRPPPPEMPASLKKKLGLK from the exons ATGTACCCGAGCTCGTTGCTCGCCCTGTCTGGGGGAAACCCCTTCAATGCTCCCCGGTTCCAGCTTGTCACAGAGCCCGTCTCCCCTCGTACACGCATCGCCAACAAGGCCGCGCCACCCGCTGAACGGGTCGTCCCTCGCCGCAGGCTGGCCGCGGCCGCTGCAGCTCCTTCCCCCGCCATCACAG agcAGGAACAGTACAGTTGCGAGTATGGCTCGGCTCGCTTCTACGCCCTGTGCGGTCTGGGCGGTATCCTGAGCTGCGGGACGACCCACACGGCCGTGGTGCCCTTGGACTTGGTGAAGTGCCGGATTCAG GTGGACCCTGGAAAATACCAGAGCATCTTCAAAGGGTTTTCTGTCACTGTGAGAGAAGATGGTATTCGTGGTCTGGGAAAAGGTTGGGCCCCAACCTTCATTGGTTATTCGATGCAAGGGCTATGCAAATTTGGTTTCTATGAAGTTTTCAAGAACATATATGGTGAACTACTAGGTGAA GAAAACGCTTATCTCTGGCGTACGTCTTTATACCTTGCTGCATCAGCCAGTGCTGAGTTCTTTGCTGATATTGCACTTGCTCCAATGGAGGCTTGTAAGGTCCGTATTCAGACTCAGCCTGGCTATGCCAACACTCTTAGAGAAGCTCTTCCTAAAATGTATGCTGAAGAAGGTCTCTGGGC ATTTTACAAAGGTGTTTCCCCTCTGTGGATGAGGCAGATTCCCTACACGATGATGAAGTTTGCTTGCTTTGAGCGTACGGTTGAAGCATTATATAAATATGTGGTGCCTAAACCTCGTGACAATTGTACCAAAGCTGAGCAACTGGTGGTGACATTTATTGCTGGTTATATTG CTGGTGTTTTTTGTGCTATTGTATCTCACCCTGCTGACTCTGTGGTGTCGGTTCTGAACAAGGAAAAGGGTAGCAGTGCATTACAGGTTTTGAAAAGGCTTGGACCTCTAG GAGTGTGGAAAGGGCTTTTTGCCCGTATTATCATGATTGGCACTCTGACTGCCCTACAGTGGTTTATCTATGACTCTGTTAAGGTCTACTTCAGGCTTCCTCGTCCACCTCCCCCTGAGATGCCAGCATCGCTGAAAAAGAAGCTTGGGTTGAAGTAA
- the LOC132826813 gene encoding solute carrier family 25 member 3-like isoform X2: MYPSSLLALSGGNPFNAPRFQLVTEPVSPRTRIANKAAPPAERVVPRRRLAAAAAAPSPAITEEYSCEYGSAKFYALCGFGGVLSCGLTHTAVVPLDLVKCRIQVDPGKYQSIFKGFSVTVREDGIRGLGKGWAPTFIGYSMQGLCKFGFYEVFKNIYGELLGEENAYLWRTSLYLAASASAEFFADIALAPMEACKVRIQTQPGYANTLREALPKMYAEEGLWAFYKGVSPLWMRQIPYTMMKFACFERTVEALYKYVVPKPRDNCTKAEQLVVTFIAGYIAGVFCAIVSHPADSVVSVLNKEKGSSALQVLKRLGPLGVWKGLFARIIMIGTLTALQWFIYDSVKVYFRLPRPPPPEMPASLKKKLGLK; encoded by the exons ATGTACCCGAGCTCGTTGCTCGCCCTGTCTGGGGGAAACCCCTTCAATGCTCCCCGGTTCCAGCTTGTCACAGAGCCCGTCTCCCCTCGTACACGCATCGCCAACAAGGCCGCGCCACCCGCTGAACGGGTCGTCCCTCGCCGCAGGCTGGCCGCGGCCGCTGCAGCTCCTTCCCCCGCCATCACAG AGGAGTACAGCTGCGAGTATGGCTCCGCCAAGTTTTATGCTTTGTGTGGATTTGGAGGTGTGTTGAGCTGTGGGCTAACACACACGGCTGTGGTGCCCTTGGATCTGGTGAAATGTCGCATTCAG GTGGACCCTGGAAAATACCAGAGCATCTTCAAAGGGTTTTCTGTCACTGTGAGAGAAGATGGTATTCGTGGTCTGGGAAAAGGTTGGGCCCCAACCTTCATTGGTTATTCGATGCAAGGGCTATGCAAATTTGGTTTCTATGAAGTTTTCAAGAACATATATGGTGAACTACTAGGTGAA GAAAACGCTTATCTCTGGCGTACGTCTTTATACCTTGCTGCATCAGCCAGTGCTGAGTTCTTTGCTGATATTGCACTTGCTCCAATGGAGGCTTGTAAGGTCCGTATTCAGACTCAGCCTGGCTATGCCAACACTCTTAGAGAAGCTCTTCCTAAAATGTATGCTGAAGAAGGTCTCTGGGC ATTTTACAAAGGTGTTTCCCCTCTGTGGATGAGGCAGATTCCCTACACGATGATGAAGTTTGCTTGCTTTGAGCGTACGGTTGAAGCATTATATAAATATGTGGTGCCTAAACCTCGTGACAATTGTACCAAAGCTGAGCAACTGGTGGTGACATTTATTGCTGGTTATATTG CTGGTGTTTTTTGTGCTATTGTATCTCACCCTGCTGACTCTGTGGTGTCGGTTCTGAACAAGGAAAAGGGTAGCAGTGCATTACAGGTTTTGAAAAGGCTTGGACCTCTAG GAGTGTGGAAAGGGCTTTTTGCCCGTATTATCATGATTGGCACTCTGACTGCCCTACAGTGGTTTATCTATGACTCTGTTAAGGTCTACTTCAGGCTTCCTCGTCCACCTCCCCCTGAGATGCCAGCATCGCTGAAAAAGAAGCTTGGGTTGAAGTAA